The Gouania willdenowi chromosome 3, fGouWil2.1, whole genome shotgun sequence genome includes the window CCCAACGCTGCTTCTCCCAAACCTCACTGACAAACGTAGATTTACAGCTCCACTCTTATTTTCTCAGTGTTTCCCGTCCCGTGTTTAAAGCTAAAGGAAAGCACCAGAACAGACAGAGGAAATAAAAGCTTCATCAGCAGATTTGTTTTAGGGCTAGTTCTTCAGATTTTGTGAATGCTTTGTAAATTTGCTTCTATTTATTTCTAACGTCAAGCCTTCTTAGCTAATATCATGTATAGTTCCTATTGTTTTTGTATGAAGTGCTGATTGCAAGGCTTGGTAGGTTTTTTTAGGCTGAATGTGTGATAGATTGTGTGCTAAGAAGCTCTTTAAGTTGTATTATTAGCTCAATGACTCCAGCTAGATAACTAAGGAATAATGACGAAGCTGAACTCTTGTTTAACCCAACGGTGCAAACTCTGCTACGGACTGTGAAACATCACTGTTTGTACATGTGTGACTTTTAAGACTGACTCTCCTCAAACTGAACCACCTCCTTATGGCAGTGTTgcggtcaattacaattgtaatcgtggaattgataatgaattacaattatggcgtaattgtaattggcatgaaatttgataaaaactGCAAATTAATCAAACGTAAAACTAgataaccatgttacagttttatgatTTCTTATCTTTTCCCATTACCTGTCAGTTAaggatcattttaacatttaaaaaaaatagaattgtaGGCGTATCCTGACGCCCACAACAAATGTACTAATACCAatgttttaattgattaggaagcctaacaaggtaaccaagaaatgaaaaacaaattggatgaaagatagtattttagtgtattttacaggtgatttaagacatgggtcaaaaccaatCTGTTATgataacagatgctaacagaagatAAAGGTTAAGttaaggttatttattaaaggctcactaattgagattaattgaatttgaccgttagtaattgagaatgtaaatgtaattgacttttaggagaaaataataattgtaatttatggTCACCGTAACTATAATTGAacgtggataattgaagacgtaaatgaccccaaccctggctaaaggtgtttatctttttaatgtaataataattctatTGATGGTATCTGGACGTTATCAGTGTTGCTGAAGATGATTGACCTCCCAACCAAAGGCCACGTGTCCAAATAagtcaataaatcaatttgCATTAGACATGATGCACGTTCaaaacaaatgtagtttttactCAGACTaccaaatgtgtttttctgttattctaaTGCACACACAACATTTGATTGGTCAGAACAATCCTAATAAAGTCTGTTTTCTTTTCCAGTCCAGCAACATTTggcctgacctttgacctttcagACTGCCTCAAAGAAAATACTGATAGGGAATTCTACACCATAAGTGGGTCGCAAACCAACTGTAATTGGGTTAGGATTAAGATTTGaggaggattaaaaaaaaatcattttcttcaATAGTTTGAAAGTTAGTTTTGATCTTCACTGCAAATGTTGTTTATTGATGATGTTAGAAGAATTTCACTCATTGCATTGTGTAGCTCCAGGGAAGTGTttctacttcattcttactgagatttcttgtgtttcttcaccagacaaggacgacagtgattcacttaacatctagtttgttcccagtattccttGTGATGTCACCGCACTCCAGGAGACATCCATTTTCAGCCAGATTTGGATCTTAACGTGTAAGcccaatattaaatattttttgccacaacttttgGTCAGTGAAAACAGCATAAATGTGTTTGGAAGTCACTTTAGCAGAGTTTTTGTGGGCAAACAAGAAAACAcagtcagaatgaagtaaaaaccacTTTGtctagggcagtggttctcaaataggggtacgcgatggcgctacagggggtacttgagagagaaaatggaaaattaacaaattaaaacatacaaaatatggggttttgtaatgtttgattttagttaaaaattataataatgacaaaatgtaaatacaaaggtcagtatTGGTCTTACACCAGGTAGTGGATgatcagaaatgataaaaactatagaattaAATCTATTGAGGAGGCACTAAGTAttatttcatttcacttattacaatgacattctttaaaatgtttattactcattcattccatcattacgctctATAGTTCAGAAATACAAGAAAAAGGGGTATTTggcccaaaaaaggttgagaaccattggtctagggcagcaattctcaactggtgggtcgcggacctgtattGGGTAATGactgtctcatgttggacttgccttttattttgaaagaaacttatcTTTTggcaggcatgctgtgaaatgcatgttgcacaggaaaatatatagatttatgttttgaaaaaaagattgttttcaacagctatttttgaaaaactaaatttggttggttgaattaaataACAGAAAGTGGGTCtcaatttaatgaccgtgggaaactgtgggtcccagggtgagaccagttgagaacaacTGGTCTAGGGaattccacatcccacaatgcaatgcacgaaaCCTTTTCgacaaaagaaattaaaaagttcATGCAGATAAGATACTGTTATCGTTTACTTATTTCTTAGATATTttcagtgccttacatacttaaCATACCATTTATAAGTGGAAGTGCAAAATTGGAACATTTATTAACCcatcccaatcccacaatgcaatgcttgTAACTTTTCCAAAGTTTGCATCACATGAACATTTGtcaacaatttgtttaaaaatctaaatatactTCCAAGCGGTCATTTCAACCTTCTACATTTATGAGTAAATCATCTTGAATTCATTGATCAATGAGTGGTaatcaaacctttttggctcaagtacccccgttcccttatttctgaatcaaagtaGCCCTTTGTTCAGCTACAACgctttgctcagaatactataaaaatCACTATGGAGCGTAATGATGGAATTTATGTGTGTTAACACactttaaagaatctaactttgtaaataagtgaaacaaAAGTGTTTAATGCCTCCagattagatttatttctagtttttaTCATCTCCCACGTGGGACCAAAAGTGacctttgtttttaattaatattctaATCATCATCtagattataattttaaaatccccatatatttaatgcttttatttcttcattaaccactctctcaagtaccccctgttgtgccattgcgtacctctCTTTGTGAAACCCTGATCTATGAAACTTACACTATGTATTTATTGGTTAAAAAGCTATGAATTTCAAACCTTGGTGTTGCTTAGATTGGTAGCGTTATAGGTCTGAAACTTCATCTCAAGCTGAAAAAGATTTAATGCACACACTGTTGGTTGAGTTATCGTAGCCCAAGAAACACACGCttcaaaaacatatataaaaggGATTTATTGAAGTGAATGGGAGgggaaagaaaaacattttgctGATAACAGTGGGTTAAACAGAGTGAGTTCACTGAGGTAGGCCAATTTGACCCTGGCCAATAGCAGAgaaaacaaacagctgatcgtTTTCCAGTCTCCACTTTTTTTTGAAACAATAAATTTTCAATGCacagaaatgtttgtgtttggatCGTCCATTGATATCGAGCACTTTTTCTACTTAACTACCACCACAAAAATCAAACAGTGCCACCTGTGTGTCAAAGAAAGTAAAAGAAAACATGAGGGAAAGAAACCAAATGAGTCTGGATGTTTTCTCTTGATGGAAACATTATGCATACAAAGTTCAAATTCAAGAAATTTTTACACTGCGTAGTAGATAAAGCAGCATACATAATTCATATCTTATTACAAGTTATAGTTTCACCTCAGTTGTCTGTTTCAATGTCTGCCGTCATCAAAgagaatacaaaaaaatagatttggtCATTATTTACAAGAACACGTAATTTCCGAACTATCAAAGCTGAGGGTTAAAGGGGCAGGAGTGGCTTTGACAAGGGCAGACGACGACTTTTTTGCTAGGATTGTTAAaaatagtccctgtgagggtcaCACTGTGCATGAACAGACGAGTTTTACACCAGGACAGCAGAGTATTGGCATATTGGTGACACTACAAACACATAAGTTACActgagaaagaaaagaaaaaagaaaaggtacaaTGCAAATAAAATCAGTTTAAGACAAGGAGAGGACAGCCATACATGAAATCCAGTATttgactttaaaatgtgttcgaCATGCACTCTTTTTTGTTGcgtttttgtcttgttttcttTGGAAGGGGAAGGTCTTAAAATACACAACTCAGCAGAATCACACATGGCGAGGAAAGGGAAAAACCAAATATTTCTCAAAAAAGGTGTATCAaggttaatattttatattacaaaACTAGTGTCCACTAAGTGGGTAAAAGTGGACCTGCAGAGACTGGTACACGGGAGCATCAAAGGAACGTAGAGTTCTCCTCTAGGCGTTCCCGTCTACCCGACTGgccaatgacaaaaaaataaaaataaaataacaaccaaaacCACTCCTACTGCAATATGAAACTTAGGGGAGGGGACGGAGGGTACACGGGGAGATACAGATTTAAAACAGTTCACAACTTAGCTTAAAGAGGTTTTTCaatcatcctcatcatcctcGCCTTCTTCATCAAGCtccctttttcttttctgaCCTCGTTCTTCTCCTGCAAAACCAGTCCATAAACATATCCGTCAAttattctgtcacattttacatcCAGTCATTTCACATAATTTGGTATTCAGAGCATGGATGATTttacatgtatgtatgtgtgtattagGGCCGTGCATTGCCATGACTGACAATACGattcatgatttgcatgtcacaatatgatatatatataccgcaatatcaataactacacatttcacctttacaGTTACGAAATAGTATGAAATACTACTTTTTTTACACTTGCAGGAAgaaataaatagtaaaaagtggtatgtttatcaaacataaaacaaaaaagtttaactttttcttctacaacagattctgattcggttaagtttaaaaaaaaatatatatatatatttatatatatataaaaagttcCCAGTCAGTTTTATGAAAATACAGtgtgatcaacttccagctaaaacgAATTGAGGAGTGatttagtttaacaaggtctgatgtgattCAATGACACCGAGTGACTGGACGTTactgcaattaaatgtttttttttttttacaaaatttgatttataaaaatcattttggacatttttttggattgatacaaaaatcgtgcggtgaaatattgctATATATTgtcaaatctatttttttcttgcacCCTTAATAATGTATGTAGCAATATTTGGACTAATGGAAAACAGATTGAAATTATGGAAACAACTTCCTGAAATTgacattatttagttttttgttaaacaaaatcaagcatAAAGTGAGACACCCCGTGTTCcccacaaaataataatttaacaactttacgttttaacccccccccaaaaaaaaaaaaacataatttgaaattaaacaactcatcCAAATGTTTGTCTAATTATTGACCAAATCAATGGTGGGACATGTTGacaaatgagccaatcagaataTATTACATACCAACCAATAACCAGCTAGGGATGGGcaatcaatagttttttttctctggaaatggcgatatacgatttaaatcttaatattttttaactcaaagtcttgCGAGAGACAATTGTAGGTCAAATTTGCTGAGGCcatggctttttctcctatgaGGGACAGCAGGTGTGAGTGAGCAATGTAGTGTAACTTGTTAAACATTGGgactcctttaaaaaaaaaaaaaagtattttcatacaaaataagctataaaataaaaatatatcatagGCAATATTTTCTACatccaaaatagaaatctcaatgtatcttgaatctcgatatattgcccagcactaATACCAGCTGGATAACTTGAGTAGAAGTGATTTTAGGTTTTAGTCGACTCAAAtcagtttaaattaaataaatctaaacaaaacaaaaacgacagttaaataaaatgtgtctttaCTCACACACATTAGCTTTTAATAATGTTATGTCAAGGTTAACGTTTTGACCTTTAAACCAACGTTCTTCTTAccttcttcatcttcatcatcaaccTCTCTGTCATTCAgatcttcctcctcttcctcctttgaaaacaaaacaaaagtcagTTTTTGTGACTGTTTTAAAGCCATAACTCCCAGTATGGACTCACCTCTCCACTGAGATCAtcgtcttcttcctcttcattctcctcatcttcctcaccttcctcctcctcatccccTGGTGCTGCATCTTCATCGTACTCTTCCTCGTCTACATCTGAGTTGAAGCATTTCACCAGTTAATGATGAACAAAGTTATTAATGAAAATTTGAAGAGAAACAAAAAGGAGCCAacgtcagggttggggtcaattacttcttcaattatccatgttcgaTTACattgaccggcattttttctaattacaaatcaaattatgattattattttccccctcaaagtcaattacattgaATCACACTTACTGTGCCTGAAATAAACAACCCCCAAAATGTTATcctctcttgtgttagcatctcttatgataacaggttggTTTAccgttttgacccatgtcttaaatcagctgtaaaatacactaaaaaatattatccatcatctaatttgtttttcatttcttaGTTACGTTATTACGTTTTTTTATAcatgaaaactatttaaatgatggaataaacgagtgctaacacacattttaaagaatcttattttgtaattaaGTGGAAACAAACACTATAATTAgttagtgcagtggtttccaacctttttatggatcgtgaccccatttcgatatcaagaatttctggcgaacCCAAAGACAttattttctagaattagtttttgatcatgtttgagttcagatttttatttttttcccctgcatAGTAGTTGAACTAGGTTCACAAAaggaaagtatagaaatacagttgtttaggattgtgctttaatctaaaaaaaaaaaaaaaaaaaagaataatttgaaataaatctgaaatttcaggcgaccaaggttgaaaaacactgatttagtgtctCCCGAATAGATtgatttcaatagtttttatcttttctgGTCATCTGACACTTTATTAggtaattttccactttttctctctcaagtacctcctgtagtgccatcgcgtacctctaggggtacacgtaccaccatttgagaaatattggcgtaagccatagaactgtaaaatgggtctctaggtttgtgtttaataaattttaattaacaatttttgtagaatttttattatattttaatattgatGACATAGAATTACAAAGTAAATCATCTAACACTATTACGTTTCACTTATaattactctgtatttgtaattaattctcaattacgcgattacattTATAACTGACCCCCACCCTGACCATCACTGATGTGTGCACGAGTAGACGTGGCCTCAAACGTACCGTCCTCttcgtcatcatcatcgtccAGGCCCTCTGCGTAAACCTCTGCGTCCGAGTCCGACGCCTCTTTGTCTTCTTTGTCGTATCCGTCCAGATACGTGAGCTGAGGTAATAGCTTGAACACGTTGTCTCTGTACTCGTTCAGGTTCGTCACTTCACAGTTAAACAGATCTAGACTTTTCAGGGTCCCCAGCTCTTTCtgtcacaaaataaaaggatAAAGAATCTTTAGAACGAGACGAACTGCAGACTCTCGCACAGAAACATGTGAGCACTCTGTTACCAGGGGTTCTATTGTGCTGAGGTCTTTAATCTTGTTTCCACTGAGGTTGAGGTGTGTCAGGTTGGGACATTTCTCTGCCAGGACTTCCAACCCTCCTGAGATCCTGTTATCGCTGAGTTCCAGCTGTTGAGTTGTTCAACGTTAATTCAGGTTTAGAGGAACAACATTTTGTCctgcagataaaaaaaaaaaaaaaacgtacctttttgagtttatttagCTTCGGCAAGTGAGCGACTGTGGTCAGGCCGACGTTGATTGTGCTTAGAAACTCCAGTTCCTCAAACTGATCTGTGAGACCCTCGATCTTTCCTTCATTTGAGCGACAGTTGTCCAGAACAAGTTCTTTGACCTGcaggaaagcaaaaaaaaaaaaaaaaaaaggagaaagtcAGCATTTCAGAATCTAAAAAAGGAAATcataacattattttatttatttatttgtttttaaatataattgtttAAAGGTGTTTTATAACAGTGGAgggaaaaatactgatttagaatCACAACATATCAGGATTTCTTTTGAGACAATATCGAAAATCCATGtctagaatctttt containing:
- the anp32a gene encoding acidic leucine-rich nuclear phosphoprotein 32 family member A translates to MDMKKRIHLELRNRTPSDVKELVLDNCRSNEGKIEGLTDQFEELEFLSTINVGLTTVAHLPKLNKLKKLELSDNRISGGLEVLAEKCPNLTHLNLSGNKIKDLSTIEPLKELGTLKSLDLFNCEVTNLNEYRDNVFKLLPQLTYLDGYDKEDKEASDSDAEVYAEGLDDDDDEEDDVDEEEYDEDAAPGDEEEEGEEDEENEEEEDDDLSGEEEEEEDLNDREVDDEDEEGEERGQKRKRELDEEGEDDEDD